In the genome of Streptomyces sp. Tu 3180, the window GTGATCCCCGCCGTCCTGTACGGCCTGCTCTCCTTCGCCATCCCCGAGTCCCCGCGCTACCTGATCTCCGTCGGCAAGCACGAGCGCGCCCGGCGGATCCTCGAAGAGGTCGAGGGCAGGGACGTCGACCTGACCGCCCGCGTCACCGAGATCGAGTCGGCGATGCACCGCGAGGAGAAGTCGTCCTTCAAGGACCTGCTCGGCGGCAGCTTCTTCTTCAGGCCGATCGTCTGGATCGGTATCGGCCTGTCGGTGTTCCAGCAGTTCGTCGGCATCAACGTCGCGTTCTACTACTCCTCGACGCTGTGGCAGTCGGTCGGCGTCGACCCGACGGACTCGTTCTTCTACTCCTTCACCACGTCGATCATCAACATCGTGGGCACCGTCATCGCGATGATCTTCGTCGACCGCATCGGCCGCAGGCCGCTCGCGATCATCGGCTCCGTCGGCATGGTGATCGGCCTCGCGCTGGAGGCCTGGGCGTTCTCCTACGACCTCGTCGACGGACAGCTGCCCGCCACCCAGGGCTGGGTCGCCCTGATCGCCGCGCACGTCTTCGTCCTCTTCTTCGCCCTGTCCTGGGGCGTGGTCGTCTGGGTCATGCTCGGCGAGATGTTCCCCAACCGGATCCGCGCCGCCGCGCTCGGTGTCGCCGCCGCCGCGCAGTGGATCGCCAACTGGGCCATCACCGCGAGCTTCCCGTCGCTGGCCGACTGGAACCTGTCCGTCACCTACGTGATCTACACGGTGTTCGCCGCGCTCTCCATCCCGTTCGTCCTGAAGTTCGTGAAGGAGACGAAGGGCAAGGCACTGGAGGAGATGGGCTGACCCGCCCTCCCCGCGGCGGACGGGCCCGGCCCGTCCCGCGAGAGCCGGGGAGAAGGGCTCAAGTCCCCGCTGCCCCTCTCCTCGTACCCCCCACCGCCGCCCCGGCCCGGTACCGTCCGAGCCGGGGCGGCGCCCTGTGCGCGACGCCGTGCGCCGGGAAGCGTCCGCCCGGACCGGCGCCCGCTCCACGGGCGGCTCGCCGGCCACCGCGGCCGCCGGACGGCCACGGCCGGTGTCCGCGGGAACGGCGGCCCGGGCCGGCCGGCCGCGGGGCGGACACCGGCTGACGTGCCGTCGGACCACCGGACCGCCGGCGCCGCGCGGCGCGGCCCGTCCGGCACGGGCCGGCATCGGGGCGAGGGGGGTGCCCATGGCTGATACTGGACGCGTTATGGACATCGTCATCCTTGCTGTAGTCATCGCCGTGGTCGTGTTCGGCGCGCTCGGCGGGCTCATCGTCGGGAGCAGGCGCAGGAAGCCGCTGCCCCCGCCACCGCCCGCCGCGCCCGACATCACCGCCCCGCCGGCCGAGCCGCACGTCGGCGAAGAGGCCGAGACGCCGCGGGAGGAGCCGCGGCGCACCATCGAGGAGGTTGATCTTCCGGTCGGCGGCCCTCCCGTCGTCATCGAGGAGCCGCCCACCGTCGAGGCTCCCCCGATCGAGATCCCGGAGCCCACCGCCGGACGTCTGATCCGGCTCCGCGCCCGGCTCTCCCGTTCGCAGAACGCCCTGGGCAAGGGCCTGCTCGTCCTGCTGTCCCGCGAGCACCTCGACGAGGACACCTGGGAGGAGATCGAGGACACCCTGCTCACCGCCGACGTCGGCGTGCAGCCCACCCAGGAGCTGGTCGAGCGGCTGCGCGAGCGCGTGAAGGTGCTCGGCACCCGCACCCCCGAGGAGCTGCGCGGCCTGCTCCGCCAGGAGCTGATCACGCTGGTCGGCCCCGAGATGGACCGCACCGTGCACACGCAGAACGCGGCCGGCGGCCCGGGCGTCGTGATGATCGTCGGTGTCAACGGCACCGGCAAGACCACCACCACCGGCAAGCTCGCCCGCGTGCTGGTCGCCGACGGCAACACCGTCGTCCTCGGCGCCGCCGACACCTTCCGCGCCGCCGCCGCCGACCAGCTCCAGACCTGGGCCGAGCGGGTCGGCGCCCACACCGTGCGCGGTCCGGAGGGCGGCGACCCCGCCTCCGTCGCGTTCGACGCGGTCAAGGAGGGCAAGGAGATGGCCGCGGACGCCGTGCTCATCGACACCGCCGGCCGCCTGCACACCAAGACCGGTCTCATGGACGAGCTCGGCAAGGTCAAGCGCGTCGTGGAGAAGCAGGCCCCGCTGGACGAGGTGCTGCTCGTGCTCGACGCCACCACCGGTCAGAACGGACTCATCCAGGCCCGGGTCTTCGCCGAGGTCGTCGACATCACCGGCATCGTGCTCACCAAGCTGGACGGCACGGCCAAGGGCGGCATCGTGATCGCCGTCCAGCGCGAGCTGGGCGTCCCGGTGAAGCTGGTCGGTCTCGGCGAGGGCGCGGACGACCTGGCTCCGTTCGAGCCGGAGGCGTTCGTGGACGCGCTCATCGGAGACTGAGCCCCGGGCCCCGAGGCCCGTCCGGCAGACGCGAGGAAGCGCCCGCCCCCGAATCGGTCGGGGGACGGGCGCTCCGCCGTGTGCGGGGCCGGCTCCGCGGGGGCGACGGCCCCGGCGGTCCGCCGCACCGGAGGGCTACGCCCGCGACCGGTGCGCCACGTACGCCAGCGTGCCGAGCACCAGCCGGGCCTCGGGCGGCCGGGACGCGGAGTCCAGGGCGGGGGAGCGCAGCCAGCGCACCGGGCCGAGGCCGCCCCGGTCGGACGGCGGTGCCGTGATGTGCGTGCCGGGTCCGAGGCCCCGCAGGTCGAGGGCGGCCGGGTCGTCCCAGCCCATGCGGTAGAGCAGCTCGGGCAGCGCGGCGGCGGCGCCGGGGGCGACGAAGAAGTGGGCGCGGCCGTCCGGGGTGGCGGTGACCGGGCCGACCGGCAGGCCCATGCGCTCCAGCCGGGCCAGGGCGCGGCGGCCGGCGGGTTCGGCGACGTCGATGACGTCGAACGCCCGCCCGACCGGCAGCATCACCGAGGCTCCGGGGAACTCGGCCCAGGTCCCGGTCGCCGCGTCCAGCGGTGCGCCGGCGGAGATCACCGGCGCGAAGTCCAGCGGGTGCGCGCCCGGTGCCCGGCAGTCGGTCCGGCCGCAGGAACAGGCGCCCGCGACGGCCCGGACGCCCGGCACCACGTCCCAGCCCCACAGCCCGGTGTACTCCGCCACGGCGGTGGCGTCCGACGAGCGGCCCCGGCGGCGCGAGCCGGACCGGATGTCGCGGATGCCCCGACTGATGCCGATCGTGAAACCCATGCCCCCTCCAACGGGTCCGATGTACCGATGGTTACGCAGCGGACGCGCACCGTGACGCTCTGTATTCCCACTTCCCCGTGCCGCTCCGCTCAGTCGGCGCCCCGAAGCGTCCAGGGGTGGCGTGTTCCACGGTGCGCGCCCCTGTGTGCATCGCTGCATCCACTTCTGGCTGTCCTGTGTCAAGTGAATCGTGGGTTGACGACCGTGAGTTCATACGAAGGGGTGGCGAATGGTGGCGATTGCGGTTCCGTCATGGTGGGACGGGTGATCGTAGGACTACGTTGAGTGCACGGCTTCTTGGGGCACATGCACTCGTGGGTATGCCGGAGGCAACTCGACTTCCCGTTCGGAGGGTGGCAACCGCCGGACGGGCGACCCCGGCGACCGGCATTCTGATAAGGCTTGGCGCACTCGGCGACAAGTGGTCTTCAGGGATGGGGGCGTTCCAGTGAGCGGCAACGGCGGTGGCGGGACGAATGCTGCGAGCGCGGAGAAACGTCCGAACGAACTCCTCGCCTCGTGGTTCGTCCGCAGCGGCTGGTCCAAGGGCGAGCTCGCCCGCCAGGTCAACCGCAGAGCACGCCAGTTGGGCGCCAACCACATCTCCACCGACACCTCGCGCGTGCGCCGCTGGCTGGACGGCGAGAACCCGCGCGAGCCGATCCCCAGGATCCTGTCCGAGCTCTTCTCCGAACGCTTCGGCGTCGTGGTCTCCGTCGAGGACCTGGGCCTGCGCACCGCCCGCCCGTCACCCTCCGCGACCGGCGTCGACCTGCCCTGGACGGGCCCGCAGACCGTGGCCCTGCTCAGCGAGTTCTCGCGCAGCGACCTGATGCTGGCGCGGCGCGGCTTCCTCGGGAGCTCGCTGGCCCTCTCCGCGGGCCCGCCCCTCATCGAGCCCCTGCAGCGCTGGCTCGTCCCCGCCCCGTCCGCCCCGCAGTCCCGGCCCGATCCGGACCCGGCGTCGTCCGCCGGGCGGGCCCGG includes:
- a CDS encoding bifunctional DNA primase/polymerase, with translation MGFTIGISRGIRDIRSGSRRRGRSSDATAVAEYTGLWGWDVVPGVRAVAGACSCGRTDCRAPGAHPLDFAPVISAGAPLDAATGTWAEFPGASVMLPVGRAFDVIDVAEPAGRRALARLERMGLPVGPVTATPDGRAHFFVAPGAAAALPELLYRMGWDDPAALDLRGLGPGTHITAPPSDRGGLGPVRWLRSPALDSASRPPEARLVLGTLAYVAHRSRA
- the ftsY gene encoding signal recognition particle-docking protein FtsY, with translation MDIVILAVVIAVVVFGALGGLIVGSRRRKPLPPPPPAAPDITAPPAEPHVGEEAETPREEPRRTIEEVDLPVGGPPVVIEEPPTVEAPPIEIPEPTAGRLIRLRARLSRSQNALGKGLLVLLSREHLDEDTWEEIEDTLLTADVGVQPTQELVERLRERVKVLGTRTPEELRGLLRQELITLVGPEMDRTVHTQNAAGGPGVVMIVGVNGTGKTTTTGKLARVLVADGNTVVLGAADTFRAAAADQLQTWAERVGAHTVRGPEGGDPASVAFDAVKEGKEMAADAVLIDTAGRLHTKTGLMDELGKVKRVVEKQAPLDEVLLVLDATTGQNGLIQARVFAEVVDITGIVLTKLDGTAKGGIVIAVQRELGVPVKLVGLGEGADDLAPFEPEAFVDALIGD
- a CDS encoding sugar porter family MFS transporter, which translates into the protein MTSTAQAQKSGAEAAHPDHLGHVVFIAAAAAMGGFLFGYDSSVINGAVEAIRDRYDIGSAALAQVIAVALIGCAVGAATAGRIADRIGRIRCMQIAAVLFTVSAVGSALPFSLWDLAFWRVVGGFAIGMASVIGPAYIAEVAPPAYRGRLGSFQQAAIVVGIAVSQLVNWGILNAAGGDQRGELMGLEAWQLMLGVMVIPAVLYGLLSFAIPESPRYLISVGKHERARRILEEVEGRDVDLTARVTEIESAMHREEKSSFKDLLGGSFFFRPIVWIGIGLSVFQQFVGINVAFYYSSTLWQSVGVDPTDSFFYSFTTSIINIVGTVIAMIFVDRIGRRPLAIIGSVGMVIGLALEAWAFSYDLVDGQLPATQGWVALIAAHVFVLFFALSWGVVVWVMLGEMFPNRIRAAALGVAAAAQWIANWAITASFPSLADWNLSVTYVIYTVFAALSIPFVLKFVKETKGKALEEMG